GGGCAATCAATATGGTGAAGGAGAACGCCAGGCTCAACGGCGTTGAAGAGAGGATGAAGTACGTCGTTGGCTCGGCCTTCCCTGTGATGGAGGAGATGATAAAGAGGGGCGAGAAGTTCGACGTTGTAATCCTCGACCCGCCGGCCTTCGTTCAGCACGAGAAGGACCTGAAAAGGGGTCTTAGGGCGTATTTCAACGTGAACTACGCGGGTTTACAGCTGGTGAAGGAGGGGGGAATACTCGTCACGGCATCGTGCTCCCAGCACGTTGACATGGGGGCCTTCAAGGACATGGTGATAGCGGCCGCGGCAAAGGCGGGCAAGTTCCTCAGGCTCCTTGAGCCCTACAGGACGCAGGCCCCGGACCACCCGATACTGATGGCTTCGAAGGACACGGAGTACCTCAAGGCGCTCTTCCTCTATGTTGAGGATATGAAATGAGTTTGAGGGACGATGAGGAGAAAGCACCTCCACTGAACCCGGCAAGATGATGAGAAAACGGGTCCGAGTCCCTACACATCCAGTATCAAACTGTGCCTCCATCGTGTTCCAGCTTTAAAGCGGATGTCCCTCACGGAGTAGCCCAGCTCTTCTCCCTTTTCCGTTATGGCATCTATCAAAGGCTTTTTGTCCGGAAGAAAGAGGGCTGCCTTTCCCCGGGGCTTCAGGTATTCCAGAGCCTCCTCGATGAGCCTCACCGAGAAGGCCTCTCCGTGCTCGCCTCCTCCAACGCCTTCCATCTCAGTCAGAACTCCCTTCGTCGGCCTCCCGTAATATGGCGGGGCGGAAAAGATGACGTCGAACCTCTCCCCCTCTGGGATAACGCCATGGATTATCCCTCCATTGCTCTTTATCAGCTTAACCTTCGCCCTGTTTCTCTCTATGTTGCCCTTTGCGTACTCGAAGAACTCCTCGTCAAGCTCCGTCGCTATAACGTCGCAGTTGAAGAGCCTCTCTGCCATTAGCGCCATCATGGCGGTGTGCCCGGTTCCGATCTCAAGAACCCCCTCGCCGCCGCGGAGGAAGGTTTTCAGAAAGATGTATCGCGAGACGGGGGTTGTCACGAGCCCGCGCGGGTGGTAATCTATATCGAGGCCAAAGATGGCCTTCGCTACCGCCCTGTTGTAGAGTATTCTGGCGTTTCTGTTCGAGAAGTCAAGCCTTCCCCTCTCGTCGAGGTATTTCTCCAGCTCCGGCAAGAGCTCAACCGCTTCCCTCACCGGCAGTCCGAGTTTCCCGTCCTTCCATGTGGGCATGAAAAGAGTTGGGATGGGGGCTTAAAAGCTCAACCCTTTTGATTTTCGAGCCGTCCGATGAAGAGTATTAGCCCCGTCTTCCTGTCGATGATGAAGAACACAAAGGGGTGATCTGCCTTGAAGACCTTGTACTCCGGATTTTGTTCTTGGTGCGGCCGCTGCAGTCATAACAACCGCCGTTGCAGCGGCCGCTTCCGTGCCGTTCTCTGCGACGCATGCCTTCTTCATGCCCATACCCATCAGGATGCCTTTGAGGAGGTACCTCCTCTCAAACCTGAACTTCAGAAGGGTGAGCTTTACGCTCTCTTCTTTCATGCCCTTGACTACATCATCCACGAACCTGGGGGTGGGTTTTTCTTCGATTTCATTTAATCTGCCCCTTTCCGGGAGGATAATCACCATATTCAGCTTCCCGTCTTCGTAGGGAATCT
The sequence above is a segment of the Thermococcus sp. genome. Coding sequences within it:
- a CDS encoding RlmF-related methyltransferase; translation: MPTWKDGKLGLPVREAVELLPELEKYLDERGRLDFSNRNARILYNRAVAKAIFGLDIDYHPRGLVTTPVSRYIFLKTFLRGGEGVLEIGTGHTAMMALMAERLFNCDVIATELDEEFFEYAKGNIERNRAKVKLIKSNGGIIHGVIPEGERFDVIFSAPPYYGRPTKGVLTEMEGVGGGEHGEAFSVRLIEEALEYLKPRGKAALFLPDKKPLIDAITEKGEELGYSVRDIRFKAGTRWRHSLILDV